The Limanda limanda unplaced genomic scaffold, fLimLim1.1 SCAFFOLD_177, whole genome shotgun sequence genome contains a region encoding:
- the LOC132997930 gene encoding uncharacterized protein LOC132997930 produces MRLEHLERHQELELMEEDDSHSSTSVQRVSQFRQQDAERKKKKKKLVLKLMMWSLVVLLVLATAGCWAQLYENEEGGLLARFCPNTEAVSHIRSTFVGSDRIWNIECKPFIALNTDCSWSGFLSLYEKELNFNCKANHVITGVYSLYNQEHMDRQWNFLCCSADDLITFECRESPKVNYYDEDFNWLVPGDNYLTGARTYSNSHEGSAVSSQILTANSPIANLLTHGDVAVQTTRSAKVCTDCRWTKLSDLVQVPFILSDSFSSSDKAIIQNAINGIHQSTCVRFVPQNGQNDHVNIVKQAGCWSYVGQTGGSQQVSLGDGCLSDGIIQHELLHVLGFWHEQSRTDRDLYVQIHKDNVQDDRLLNFDKVDTYNLNVPYDYSSIMHYGLTDFSKNGLNTITPHAPGASIGQRLGMSENDMLKINKLYGCSNSVTLLLQLRLRSAGHHLQVVLRKNSRKLQRTPGEDPENSRELQERIQRTPENSRELQRTPENSRELQRTPENSRRGSRELQRTPENSRELQERIQSVQVLQQRNIEDDRAAPTGKQHS; encoded by the exons ATGAGGTTGGAACACCTGGAGCGACACCAAGAGCTCGAGCTCATGGAAGAGGACGACAGCCACAGTTCAACCTCAGT TCAGAGAGTGAGTCAGTTCAGACAACAAGAcgctgagaggaagaagaagaagaagaagcttgtCCTGAAACTCATGATGTGGAGCCTGGTTGTGTTGTTGGTCCTTGCGACAG CTGGATGCTGGGCACAGCTGTATGAGAACGAGGAAGGAGGCCTGTTGGCTCGTTTCTGTCCCAATACCGAAGCTGTGTCTCACATCAGAAG CACCTTCGTGGGCAGCGATCGCATCTGGAACATCGAGTGCAAACCTTTCATCGCCCTGAACACAGACTGCTCCTGGTCCGGGTTCCTCAGCCTCTATGAGAAGGAACTCAACTTCAACTGCAAAGCCAATCACGTGATCACCGGCGTCTACAGCTTGTACAACCAGGAGCACATGGACAGACA ATGGaacttcctctgctgctcggcgGATGATCTGATCACGTTTGAGTGCCGGGAAAGTCCGAAGGTCAACTACTACGACGAAGACTTTAATTGGCTTGTCCCCGGGGACAACTACCTGACGGGCGCCCGCACCTACAGCAACAGCCACGAGGGGTCG GCAGTCAGTTCACAGATCCTCACGGCAAACAGTCCGATCGCAAACCTCCTGACACACGGAGACGTGGCGGTCCAGACCACGAGGAGCGCTAAAGTCTGCACCGACTGCAGATGGACCAAGTTAAGTGATCTGGTTCAAGTGCCGTTCATCCTCAGTGATTCCTTCAGCAGCTCCGACAAGGCCATCATTCAAAACGCTATCAACGGCATCCACCAGAGCACCTGCGTCCGCTTTGTTCCTCAAAATGGCCAAAACGACCACGTCAACATCGTGAAGCAAGCAGGATGTTGGTCGTATGTGGGACAAACCGGAGGCTCTCAGCAAGTGTCTCTGGGAGACGGCTGCCTCAGTGACGGCATCATCCAGCACGAGCTGCTCCACGTCCTCGGCTTCTGGCACGAGCAGAGCAGAACCGACAGGGACCTGTACGTCCAGATCCACAAAGACAACGTCCAGGATGACAGACTTCTGAACTTCGACAAAGTGGACACATACAACCTGAACGTCCCATACGACTACTCCTCCATCATGCATTACGGCCTGACGGACTTCTCAAAGAACGGCCTGAATACCATCACCCCCCACGCACCCGGAGCGTCTATTGGCCAGAGGCTCGGCATGTCCGAAAATGACATGCTGAAAATCAACAAGCTTTACGGCTGCAGTAA TTCAGTGACGCTGCTTCTCCAGCTGCGTCTCCGATCAGCAGGACACCACCTGCAGGTCGTTCTGAGAA AGAACTCCAGAAAACTCCAGAGAACTCCAGGAGAGGATCCAGAGAACTCCAGAGAACTCCAGGAGAGGATCCAGAGAACTCCAGAGAACTCCAGAGAACTCCAGAGAACTCCAGAGAACTCCAGAGAACTCCAGAGAACTCCAGAGAACTCCAGGAGAGGATCCAGAGAACTCCAGAGAACTCCAGAGAACTCCAGAGAACTCCAGGAGAGGATCCAGAGCGTCCAAGTGTTACAGCAGAGGAACATAGAGGACGATAGAGCAGCTCCCACAGGGAAGCAGCATTCCTGA